The Rhipicephalus sanguineus isolate Rsan-2018 chromosome 7, BIME_Rsan_1.4, whole genome shotgun sequence genome includes a window with the following:
- the LOC119398991 gene encoding uncharacterized protein LOC119398991, whose translation MRNDITRVPQRNGDGLSLADCKNYSELRASISVKDRHTVLPVYRELAAFSPLTFLSLEIVEWEKGLCWRFIEYVSTASTLQKLDLQLSGTNFPTESDDWLQALSQSLLRNCSITDLGLGVYMGIWEGVEWLGDAVIQSDTIRKIRLLKWHSTACDSFLRFADSGISANYALCSVDVDSEFPCSLWQAHWLTGVRETACRNSGYVARAAQFLNHARCDTPCAAALDRVYRHPALLAELSKVLSISEADAVVAVQQRFRSIEGMHSSCDWPVSSRCESRVSHVTTAVRSWTPSTSTAGLA comes from the exons ATGCGGAATGACATAACACGTGTCCCGCAGCGTAACGGCGATGGGCTCTCGCTTGCGGACTGCAAGAATTATTCCGAACTGCGGGCGTCTATTTCGGTCAAGGACAGGCATACAGTGCTGCCAGTTTATCGAGAGCTCGCCGCATTTTCCCCCTTGACATTTTTAAGCCTAGAAATTGTGGAGTGGGAGAAGGGGCTTTGCTGGCGTTTCATTGAGTACGTGTCGACTGCGTCCACGCTCCAAAAGCTGGATCTACAGCTCAGTGGGACGAACTTTCCGACCGAATCGGACGATTGGTTGCAAGCACTTTCGCAGTCGTTGCTGCGCAACTGCAGCATCACGGATTTGGGTCTGGGCGTTTACATGGGAATCTGGGAAGGCGTTGAATGGCTCGGCGATGCTGTGATACAAAGCGATACGATCCGCAAGATCCGTTTGCTGAAGTGGCATTCAACCGCATGCGACAGCTTTCTTCGATTCGCGGACTCGGGCATCTCGGCGAACTACGCGCTGTGCAGCGTCGACGTGGACTCGGAGTTTCCTTGCTCGCTGTGGCAAGCCCACTGGCTCACTGGCGTGCGTGAGACGGCATGCCGGAACTCGGGCTATGTGGCACGTGCGGCTCAATTCTTGAACCACGCACGGTGCGACAC GCCCTGCGCTGCCGCTTTGGACCGAGTGTACCGCCACCCAGCCCTCCTCGCAGAGTTGTCTAAAGTACTGTCCATCTCCGAAGCCGACGCAGTAGTCGCTGTGCAACAGCGCTTCCGTAGCATCGAAGGCATGCACAGTTCATGCGACTGGCCGGTGTCGTCAAGGTGCGAGTCACGTGTCAGCCACGTGACGACGGCCGTGCGCAGCTGGACGCCCTCGACGAGCACTGCTGGGCTCGCGTGA